One Triplophysa dalaica isolate WHDGS20190420 chromosome 11, ASM1584641v1, whole genome shotgun sequence genomic window carries:
- the gpatch11 gene encoding G patch domain-containing protein 11 isoform X2 has translation MADGEDDYMSDAFLNQIPDVRPGVPMVKSAKEAMRRETLQKEKNIKNRQKSYKEQEQESREAALQNSISTHNKGFALLQKMGYKAGQGLGKKGAGRVEPVPMNIKTDRGGIGMEELKKRKAEEELQNYRKKVQMKQQGEKKSLEDFRVRKRTEREERQTLIDLNKSQRACEQLDTQKGVTVPRDSWYWPEVLKDEEAELDEEDTSHSSEDEDEDDLTPPDKLQFLTSYLRGVHSYCIWCGTAYNDEDDLKSNCPGDTAADHDD, from the exons ATGGCTGATGGTGAAGATGACTACATGTCGGATGCGTTTCTCAACCAAAT CCCAGATGTTCGACCTGGTGTTCCGATGGTGAAAAGTGCGAAGGAAGCCATGAGAAGAGAAACCCTGCAAAAAGAGAAGAATATTAAAAACCGTCAGAAGAGCTACAAGGAGCAGGAGCAGGAGAGTCGAGAAGCAGCGCTGCAGAACTCCATCAGCACACACAATAAAGGCtttgcattactgcagaagatGGGTTATAAAGCAGGACAAGGACTCGGAAAGAAAG GGGCTGGACGAGTAGAGCCGGTTCCTATGAACATTAAAACAG ACAGAGGTGGGATTGGAATGGAAGAACTGAAGAAAAGGAAAGCTGAAGAGGAACTGCAGAACTACAGAAAGAAGGTGCAAATGAAACAGCAGGGGGAGAAGAAATCTTTGGAGGATTTCAG AGTGCGAAAAAGAACAGAAAGAGAGGAACGTCAAACACTGATAGACCTGAACAAGAGTCAACGGGCCTGTGAACAGCTCGACACTCAGAAG GGTGTAACGGTTCCCAGGGACAGCTGGTACTGGCCTGAAGTCCTCAAAGATGAAGAGGCAGAGCTCGATGAGGAAGACACATCACACAGCAGTGAGGATGAGGACGAAGACGATCTGACT CCTCCAGACAAGCTGCAGTTTCTCACGTCGTATTTGCGAGGAGTTCATTCTTACTGCATATGGTGTGGGACAGCATACAATG ATGAAGATGACCTGAAGTCAAACTGTCCCGGTGACACGGCTGCTGATCACGATGACTAG
- the eif2ak2 gene encoding interferon-induced, double-stranded RNA-activated protein kinase, translated as MEILAETYVSKLNEYQQKTGVKVQYEEGSTEGPSHNKTFTCTAVVNGTRHPEATGKNKKEAKQNAARNAFIAIKPTLNTPFCSNLTPNNLNKKITVRLNPISWLNEYSQKNRVEFKLREFTKTDPTSSTQFFTYVCKYVCGDKEYPEAYGKSKKEAKEAAAKYVYEELNPNTEGHDKNWSNTPGSEMSALSTNMDHQSLAEDSRSSTPDNNNYIACLNEYCQKRKCVIDYKLIDKTGAAHTPEFVYKVVIDGTEFSEGYGKSSKEAKQHAARKGWMELQQRSDGNTQSSEEDTSSQTKQIHIKSAESQMCTSVSSSSDSVVLRDSVSSPMAISPAMSPMDVKPKIRLAPNFNLSPSVSPKIKGDAFNMNTTNQTKPSSNHTVTQAVKSRFLGDFDSIRRVGKGGFGRVFKARRKLEDQYFAVKIVKNKVNAYREVSALSKLNHPNIVRYYTCWVEETAYRPESSESNSTSDSGSSLEFLYIQMELCEGDTLRVWIYQRNSSDEVTDTERRKDAAHIFHQILQAVQYLHKHVIHRDLKPANIMFGSEGGVKVGDFGLATAVDSDDEQQNRSSNTGTRSYMSPEQLTHSYDKKVDIFALGLIYFELLWKLGTDNEKSKIWGDIKIRKFPPQFPEKFDFEHKLIHKMLNEKSKDRPEAGELISELHNRPKVFKNN; from the exons ATGGAGATTCTTGCAGAGACTTACGTTTCCAAACTGAATGAATATCAACAGAAGACTGGAGTCAAGGTACAATATGAAGAAGGATCGACGGAGGGTCCGAGCCACAATAAAAC GTTTACTTGTACAGCAGTTGTGAATGGCACGCGCCATCCTGAAGCCACAGGGAAAAATAAGAAAGAAGCGAAACAGAACGCGGCCAGAAACGCCTTTATTGCCATCAAACCAACACTCAACACACct ttttgcTCTAACCTAACACCAAACAATTTAAACAAGAAGATCACAGTAAGACTGAATCCTATCAGCTGGCTGAATGAATATTCGCAGAAAAACAGGGTTGAATTCAAGCTCCGTGAGTTCACTAAGACGGATCCAACAAGTTCCACTCA ATTCTTCACTTacgtgtgtaagtatgtatgtgGTGATAAAGAATATCCTGAGGCTTACGGCAAATCAAAGAAAGAGGCCAAAGAGGCCGCAGCTAAATATGTTTATGAAGAATTAAACCCAAACACTGAG GGTCATGATAAGAACTGGAGTAATACACCTGGATCAGAGATGTCAGCTCTTAG TACAAACATGGATCATCAGAGTTTGGCTGAAGATTCTCGAAGCTCCACACCTGACAACAACAACTACATCGCATGTCTCAATGAGTACTGCCAGAAACGTAAATGTGTCATAGATTATAAATTAATAGACAAAACAGGAGCCGCTCACACCCCAGA GTTTGTGTATAAGGTTGTTATAGACGGGACAGAGTTTTCTGAGGGATACGGAAAGAGCTCTAAAGAGGCCAAACAGCACGCGGCTCGGAAGGGATGGATGGAACTTCAGCAGCGTTCAGACGGGAACACACAG AGCTCTGAGGAGGACACGtcttcacaaacaaaacaaataca CATTAAATCTGCAGAATCACAGATGTGTACTTCAGTCTCCAGCTCAAGTGATTCTGTTGTGTTGAGAGATTCTGTCAGTTCTCCTATGGCCATCAGTCCA GCCATGAGCCCAATGGATGTCAAGCCGAAAATAAG aTTAGCACCCAATTTCAATCTTTCTCCAAGCGTTTCGCCCAAGATTAAAGGG GATGCTTTTAACATGAACACAACCAACCAAACAAAACCATCATCAAATCACACTGTAACTCAAGCAGTAAAATCACG GTTTTTAGGAGATTTCGATTCAATACGTCGAGTTGGCAAAGGTGGTTTTGGACGTGTTTTCAAGGCAAGACGTAAGCTGGAGGATCAATACTTTGCTGTGAAGATTGTGAAGAATAAAGT CAATGCTTATCGTGAAGTTAGTGCTTTATCAAAGCTGAATCATCCCAATATCGTCCGTTACTACACATGTTGGGTGGAGGAGACGGCCTACAGACCCGAAAGTTCTGAGAGCAACAGCACTTCTGA CTCTGGTAGCAGTCTGGAGTTCCTGTACATTCAGATGGAGTTGTGCGAGGGAGATACTCTTCGTGTGTGGATCTATCAGAGAAACTCTTCAGATGAAGTCACGGacacagagagaagaaaagacGCCGCACACATCTTTCATCAGATCTTACAGGCTGTACAGTACCTTCACAAACATGTGATCCACAGAGACCTGAAG CCTGCTAATATCATGTTTGGCAGTGAGGGGGGGGTAAAGGTGGGAGATTTCGGTCTGGCGACTGCAGTGGACAGTGACGACGAGCAACAGAACAGAAGCAGTAATACAGGAACCCGTTCTTACATGAGTCCAGAACAG CTCACTCATTCCTATGATAAAAAAGTGGATATTTTTGCTCTGGGTCTCATCTACTTTGAACTCCTCTGGAAACTTGGAACTGATAATGAAAAGAGCAAG ATTTGGGGCGATATAAAAATAAGgaaatttccacctcagttccCGGAGAAATTTGACTTTGAG CACAAGCTGATACACAAAATGCTGAATGAGAAGTCTAAAGACAGACCAGAGGCGGGAGAGCTGATTTCAGAGCTGCATAACCGTCCCAAAGTCTTCAAGAACAACTGA
- the LOC130431907 gene encoding transmembrane protein 121 — protein MVPPPPTNKPHVCLSAIIIMSSMALMDTYLVEQNHGPGKIGVCIMVTVGELCFFIVLRYVSVWVGAEVRSAKRGYAMILWFLYVFVLEIKLYFIYQNYKADRKSLDALARKALTVLLSVCVPALFVTLVAVDRMDYVKAFKKKEEIRNRLFWVVVDLLDVLDVQANLWEPQKKGLPLWVEGLMFFYCYVLLLVLPCVSLSEISMQGVNISPHKMMLYPILSLITINVVTLFIRGGNMILYKDSRVSGILMGKNVLAIVLKMCSFAQYRRHLRNAPPTFGAELQKSSVPSARSTQNPLRTTPHEQTPIPEVTTCEHT, from the coding sequence ATGGTACCTCCCCCTCCCACCAACAAGCCGCACGTGTGCCTGTCGGCCATCATCATCATGAGCAGTATGGCACTGATGGACACGTACCTGGTGGAGCAGAACCATGGGCCGGGCAAGATCGGCGTCTGCATCATGGTGACGGTGGGTGAGCTATGTTTCTTCATCGTGCTGCGTTACGTGAGCGTGTGGGTGGGAGCCGAAGTGAGGAGCGCCAAGAGAGGCTACGCCATGATCCTCTGGTTCCTCTACGTCTTCGTCTTGGAGATTAAGCTTTATTTCATTTACCAGAATTACAAGGCGGACCGCAAGAGTCTGGACGCTTTGGCGCGGAAAGCCCTGACAGTCCTGCTCTCCGTCTGCGTCCCTGCGCTCTTCGTCACGTTGGTGGCTGTCGACCGCATGGACTACGTGAAGGCTTTCAAGAAGAAGGAGGAGATCCGAAACCGCTTGTTCTGGGTGGTGGTGGATCTGTTGGACGTTCTGGACGTTCAGGCCAACCTGTGGGAGCCGCAGAAGAAGGGTCTTCCCCTTTGGGTGGAGggattgatgtttttttactgttacGTTCTTTTGTTAGTGTTGCCGTGTGTGTCTCTCAGTGAGATCAGCATGCAGGGCGTCAACATTAGCCCTCACAAGATGATGCTCTACCCCATCCTCAGTCTGATCACCATTAATGTCGTAACTCTCTTCATTCGCGGAGGGAATATGATTCTTTATAAAGACAGCCGGGTGTCAGGGATACTGATGGGGAAAAACGTACTGGCCATCGTTCTGAAGATGTGCAGCTTCGCGCAGTATAGGAGACATCTTCGCAACGCTCCGCCGACGTTTGGAGCCGAACTGCAGAAGAGCTCGGTACCGTCTGCACGATCGACCCAGAACCCGTTGAGGACAACACCGCACGAGCAAACACCAATACCAGAGGTTACAACCTGCGAACATAcgtga
- the gpatch11 gene encoding G patch domain-containing protein 11 isoform X1, producing the protein MVKMTTCRMRFSTKFSICLMLIYTNSPDVRPGVPMVKSAKEAMRRETLQKEKNIKNRQKSYKEQEQESREAALQNSISTHNKGFALLQKMGYKAGQGLGKKGAGRVEPVPMNIKTDRGGIGMEELKKRKAEEELQNYRKKVQMKQQGEKKSLEDFRVRKRTEREERQTLIDLNKSQRACEQLDTQKGVTVPRDSWYWPEVLKDEEAELDEEDTSHSSEDEDEDDLTPPDKLQFLTSYLRGVHSYCIWCGTAYNDEDDLKSNCPGDTAADHDD; encoded by the exons ATGGTGAAGATGACTACATGTCGGATGCGTTTCTCAACCAAAT TTTCGATATGTTTAATGCTTATTTACACAAACAGCCCAGATGTTCGACCTGGTGTTCCGATGGTGAAAAGTGCGAAGGAAGCCATGAGAAGAGAAACCCTGCAAAAAGAGAAGAATATTAAAAACCGTCAGAAGAGCTACAAGGAGCAGGAGCAGGAGAGTCGAGAAGCAGCGCTGCAGAACTCCATCAGCACACACAATAAAGGCtttgcattactgcagaagatGGGTTATAAAGCAGGACAAGGACTCGGAAAGAAAG GGGCTGGACGAGTAGAGCCGGTTCCTATGAACATTAAAACAG ACAGAGGTGGGATTGGAATGGAAGAACTGAAGAAAAGGAAAGCTGAAGAGGAACTGCAGAACTACAGAAAGAAGGTGCAAATGAAACAGCAGGGGGAGAAGAAATCTTTGGAGGATTTCAG AGTGCGAAAAAGAACAGAAAGAGAGGAACGTCAAACACTGATAGACCTGAACAAGAGTCAACGGGCCTGTGAACAGCTCGACACTCAGAAG GGTGTAACGGTTCCCAGGGACAGCTGGTACTGGCCTGAAGTCCTCAAAGATGAAGAGGCAGAGCTCGATGAGGAAGACACATCACACAGCAGTGAGGATGAGGACGAAGACGATCTGACT CCTCCAGACAAGCTGCAGTTTCTCACGTCGTATTTGCGAGGAGTTCATTCTTACTGCATATGGTGTGGGACAGCATACAATG ATGAAGATGACCTGAAGTCAAACTGTCCCGGTGACACGGCTGCTGATCACGATGACTAG